Part of the Leptolyngbya sp. BL0902 genome, CAATGCCGGACTGCCCCAATCGCCCACCGTCGCCCATGTCGATTTGGGGGGACAACCTGCCCAATGCCTCACCACAGGCCAAGCCCTGCCCCTCGATGCCGTAAAGCACCTCTTTCAGGCAGGGCTGCACTGGGGCGAAACCCTCGCGGCGGATCCCACCACGGGCTACCTGCTGCTGGCGGAATGCGTCGTTGGCGGCACAACCACGGCCCTTGCCCTGCTGCAAGGGTTAGGCATCGACGCCATGGATCGGGTCAACAGCAGCCACCCCATCTGCAACCACGACCAAAAACGAGACATCGTGCAACAAGGACTGACCCAAGCCCGCCAGCACTGGGGGGAATCCTCACCCCACCCGCTAGAAGTCGTTGCCGCCCTAGGCGATCCCATGCAGCCTGTGGTCGCCGGAATGGCCCTCGCCGCTAGCCGCACCCAACCCGTGATGCTGGCCGGAGGCACCCAAATGTTAGCTGTCTATGCCCTGATGACGGCCTTGGCCCAGGTTGATCACTTATCCTGGCACCCCGAAAACGTCGTCGTCGGCACCACCCGCTGGGTCGCCGCTGACCCCACCGGGGATACCGTAGGTCTAGCCCAAGCCATCAACGCCTGTCTGTTGGCAACGGAGCTATCCTTTGCCGACTCCCGCTTTGCCGCCCTCCGAGCCTACGAACAGGGCTTTGTCAAAGAAGGGGTGGGAGCCGGAGCCTGCGCCATTGCCGCCGAGCTGTATCAAAACTGGGGGCAATCGGAACTGCTAGCCGCCATTGAACAGGAACTCGCCCAAAAAGTTGAATTTGAAGGTCAGGCACTATTGCCAGAAGGGGCAAGTTAGCAGATCGTCCAAGGCTGAACTGAAGGGCCAATGATCGGGGAAAGGCACCTTAGCATAGTCCTCCCGTACTTCAGAAAGGGCGATGGTGTAAGCGTCCTCCACGACATCGGCAGCATAGTGAACCAAGCTGGGGGATTGCTCTAGCAATAACCGCAGTTCTCGTCGCTGTTCTCGAAGGGTGACTTCCCAACCCCGATTATCGTAGGCGCTGTCGATGTAGAGGCATTTGAGCAAATGGGCCAACAGCACCACCAGCCGACTCTTAATCTCGCGCTTCTGGGATCGTCCCAAGGCGTCTAGCTCCACCACCAAGTTGTCAATATCAAGGTGGCTGAAATCTCCAACCCGAAGCTGATTCGCCACCTGTTCTAGCCAAAGGGCAAAGTCTTGATCATAGAGCGATTTGGATAGGGAGGTCTGGGTCACAGGAGCCACCTCAGGTTGGCCTTTAGCTCTAGGGTAGCCTGTGAAATCCTTGAAAAAACAGACCCAAATCCAGGAAACGGGGTTTGGGTCTGTCGTCGATATTCAGAATTTAGGGTTGAGCCGATTTAGTTCAGGCCCTCTCCCAGGGCCACAGTATTGACCAGGTTGGTGCTGGCCACGGGGGTTTGCAGCATGGGCGTCTGCACCACGGCATTGTTAGCCAGGGTGAACAGGGGGTTCGACAAAATCCCGGCGAGGGAAGTGGCGACCAGGGCCAGAATCAGGCTAATTTGCATGGGCCGCAGACCGGGCAGATCCCAGCGCACGGCGGGGTAGTTGTTCACCACGTCGGACATTTCCTGGGGTTCCTTCACCACCATCATCTTGATGACGCGGATGTAGTAGTAGATGGAGATCACGCTGGTGACGAGGCCGACCAGCACGAGGCCGTAGGCTCCGGCTTGCCAGCCTGCCCAGAAGATGTAGATTTTGCCGAAGAAGCCCGCCATGGGCGGAATGCCGCCGAGGGACAGCAAGCAAATGCTGAGGCCCAGGGTGAGCAGGGGATCTTTTTGGTAGAGGCCGCTGTAGTCGCTGATTTGGTCGCTTCCGGTGCGTAGGGCAAACAAAATCACGCAGGTGAAGCCACCCAGATTCATGAACAGGTACACCAGCAGGTAGTAGATCAGGCTGGCGTAGCCCGCATCGGTGCCAACGACGAGGGCGATCATCAGGTAGCCCGCTTGGCCAATGGAGGAGTAGGCCAGGAGGCGCTTCATGCTGGTTTGGGCCAGGGCCACCACGTTGCCCAGCACCATGCTGAGGATGGCCAGGGCGGTGAAGACAAAGCGCCACTGTTCGGAGACGAGGGGGAAGGCTTCAATCAACAGGCGGATGGCGAGGGCGAAGCCAGCGGTTTTGGAACCCACGGAGAGGAAGGCCACCACGGGAGTGGGGGAGCCTTCGTACACGTCGGGCGTCCACTGGTGGAAGGGCACAGCGGCAATTTTGAAGGCGATCCCCGCAATCACAAACACCAGGGCGACAATCAGGCCGATGGGTGCTTCGCCGTCAACGTTGACGATGGTGTTGGCAATTTCTGATAGCCGCGTTTCGCCACCGGAGAGTCCGTAGAGCAGGGACGATCCGTAGAGGAAAATCGCGGAGCTCGCCGCCCCAATCAGCAGATATTTCAGGGCCGCTTCGTTGGAGCGGGGGTCGCGCTTCATGTAGCCCGTCAGCAGGTAGGAGGCGATACTGAGGGTTTCTAGCGAGACAAAAATCATCACCAGTTCGTTGGCCCCGGAGAGGAACATCCCCCCCAGGGTGGCGGTGAACAGGATGACCAAAAATTCTGCTAGGGAGGTGCCGGACTGCTCCACGTAGCGAATAGACATGGGCACCGTAAACACCGCTGACAGAACGATGATGCCCCGGAAAATAATACTGAGGTCATCGGCGTTGAAGCCGCCCAGGAAGCCGATGGGATCCGCTGCGCCCCACTGAAAGACCAAGGCCGCAATGGCCCCCAAACCGCCACCCATGGCAGCATAGGGAGTCCAGGCGGAGGAGGAACGCCCCTGAATTAAATCTCCTACCAGCATCACCAGGATGGTGGCGACGATGATGCCCTCTGGCCAAATGGTGCCAGCATTAAGCTGGGCCGCAAGGCTCGCAAAATCCATGGGCGCTTCCCCTTGTCGATGACACGTTTACAAACCTACAACTGGCATATTATCGCGATCCTGCCCCGGTAGGCAGGGCCAAACAGGATTTTACGGCCCCTAGACGACGGTACCCTATCTGAATTATTGATTAGATTGATTAGTGGTCGTAAATTCGACCTTTTTTACCCAGGAGCGTCCGATTTGCCCCTCACCCATGGCCATGCTCATTGGTTCATCACCTTGACCCTGACACCTGGGGGGCACCTCAGTGTTTGCCCATACGGGGGATAAGCTAAGGTGACGTTAGACCTGCGCGGCAATCATTAAGTTTTTTGGGGATTTGGAACTTTGCCCCCTAAAGCTGTGCATTAAAGTGGTTAACACCTGGGTCATGGTCTTTCTACAGGCTTTGCCCTCAGACTTTCCTCTCTCCCTCTCCGACCTCCGACTGCCATCCACGCGCCATCAGCCCTATGTCAACCCTTGTTATTGTCGAGTCGCCCACCAAGGCCAAAACCATTCGCAACTACCTGCCACGGGGCTATCGGGTGGAGGCTTCCATGGGGCACGTGCGCGATTTGCCCCGGTCGGCCAGTGAAATTCCGCCGGAGGTGAAGGGGGAAAAGTGGGCGCAGTTGGGCGTTAACCCCGACGATAATTTTGCGCCGCTGTACATCATTCCCAGCGACAAGAAGAAGGTGGTCAAAACGCTCAAGGATGCCCTGAAGGACGCCGACGAACTGGTACTGGCCACGGACGAAGACCGCGAGGGGGAAAGCATTAGCTGGCATCTGCTCCAGGTGTTGAACCCCAAGGTGCCCACCAAGCGCATGGTGTTCCACGAGATTACCCAGGAGGCGATCCAGTCGGCCCTAGAAAACTGCCGCACCATTGACGATCAGCTCGTCCATGCCCAGGAAACCCGCCGCATTTTAGACCGCCTGGTGGGCTACACCCTGTCGCCGCTGCTGTGGAAAAAGATTGCTGGGGGACTGTCCGCCGGACGGGTGCAGTCGGTGGCGGTGAAGGTGGTGGTGAACCGCGAACAACAGCGCCGCGCCTTCCGCAAGGGTTCCTACTGGGATTTGAAGGCCAGCCTTCTGAAAGACAAAAGCGCCTTTGAGGCCAAGCTCTATTCCCTAGCGGGGACTCGCCTTGCCAACGGCAGCGACTTCGACGAATCTACCGGACAGATTATCGCTGGCCGAGAAGTGGTGCTGCTGGACGAAGCCCAGGCCCGTGACCTGCAAGCCCGGTTACTGGAAGGCGTGTGGACAGTCAGCAACCTGGAAGAACGGCCCAACACCCGCAAGCCCTCGCCCCCCTTCACCACCTCCACCCTGCAACAGGAGGCCAACCGCAAGCTGCGCCTCTCCGCCCGCGACACCATGCGCGTAGCCCAAAACCTCTATGAGCAGGGCTACATCACCTACATGCGTACCGACTCGGTGCATCTGTCTCAGCAGGCCATCGAAGCGGCGAGAAGCTGCGTAGAAACCAAGTACGGCAAGGAATACCTCAGCCCCAAACCGCGCCAGTACGCCACCAAATCCAAGGGTGCCCAGGAGGCCCACGAAGCCATCCGCCCCGCTGGCAGCACCTTTAGAACGCCTGCCGAAACGGGCTTAAGTGGACGGGAACTCTCCCTATACGACCTGATCTGGAAGCGCACCGTCGCCAGCCAGATGGCCGAAGCTCGCCAAACCAACATCACCGCCTCGATTGAAGTGGAAGACGCCATCTTCCGGGCCACGGGCAAGCGGATTGATTTTCCCGGCTTCTTCCGGGCCTATGTGGAAGGTTCCGACGACCCCGATGCCGCCATCGAAGGCCAAGAGGTGCTGCTGCCCAACCTCAACACCGGGGATGCCCTGGGCTGCACCGACCTAGAGGCCATTGGCCACGAAACCCAGCCCCCCGCCCGCTACACCGAAGCCACCCTGGTCAAAGTCTTAGAGAGCGAGGGCATCGGTCGGCCCAGTACCTACGCCACCGTCATCGGCACCATCATCGACCGGGGCTATGTGCGCCTGGTGAACAACAGCCTGATCCCCACCTTCACCGCCTTTGCCGTCACCGCCCTGCTAGAGCAAAACTTCCCCGACCTAGTGGACGTTCACTTCACCGCCCGGATGGAGCAAACCCTGGACGATATTTCCACGGGTGGAGTGGATTGGCTACCTTACCTGAAGGAGTTTTACAGCGGAGATAAGGGGCTAGAAACCCAAGTCCACACCCGCGAAACCCAGATTGACCCCACCGCCGCCCGTACCGTCGTCCTCGATGACCTAGAGGCCAAAGTCCGTATCGGTCGCTATGGCCCCTACATCGAAATTGGCGACGGCGAAGAATCCGTGCGGGCCTCCATCCCCGCCGATGTGCCCCCCGCCGATTTGGACGAGGAACAGATCGAGCGCATCATTAAACAAAAGGTGGAAGGCCCTGATAAAGTCGGCCTCCATCCCGACACCGGGGAACCGATTTTCCTGCGCATCGGCCCCTACGGCCCCTACGTGCAGCTCGGTGAAGCCACCGACGACAACCCCAAACCCAAACGCGCCTCTCTACCCAAGGGCATGAAGGCCGAGGACATCACCCTAGAATCGGCGGTGGGTCTGCTGCGGTTGCCGCGCCTCCTGGGCGAACATCCTGAAACGGGCAAGCCCATCAAAGCTAGCCAAGGCCGCTTTGGCCCCTACGTCATCCACGATCAAGGCAAGGACGGCAAAGACTATCGCTCCATCAAGGGCGATGACGACGTGCTGACGATTTCCCTAGAGCGGGCGCTGGAACTGCTGGCCCAGCCCAAAACCGGACGCGGACGGGGCAAAGCCACCCCCCTGAAGGAACTGGGCAACCACCCCGACGATGGCGAACTGATCGCCGTGTTCAACGGCCCCTACGGCCACTACGTGAAGCACGGCAAGGTGAATGCCTCCGTGCCCGAAGGGGTGGAATTGGAGAGCATCACCGTGGAGCAAGCCCTGGAATGGATCGCTGCCAAGGCCAAAACCAAGGGCGGCAAAGCCAAGAAAGGCAGTACCGCTAAATCCGGTACCAGCAAGTCCGGCACGACCAAATCTGGCACCACGAAAAAGAGCACCAAAACCGGGACAACCGCCCGAACCACCAAAACGGCGGCGGCGAGTAAGGCTTCGGGCACCAAACGCACCACCAAAGCCACCACCACCAAAGCCACCACCACCAAAACCTCAACGACGAAAAAATCCACCACCCGAAAATCGACTTCAGCCAAGGACGATGCAGCGGATTCTAGTGATTAGAGCGTTGATGGATGCTCCTTTAAATCTGGTCGTCGGGTGCATTAGCAGCCCATCCATTGCGGTTAATCTTTAAGGATTACTCTGATGCCCCAATGCACCGACAATGGAGATATTGGGCATCCGCCTTCTTTTTTTACGTTCTACGAAAGCCCCATTCAAGTCCTACGGCTCGTCTCCGATGGGCAATCCTTGATTGGGCTTTACTTGGCATCGGCAAAGCATGACCGGATGGCTCAAGGCGATTGGGTCGAAGATGCATCCGTCGATCCCTTTCCCGCCGCCAAACAACAACTGACTGCCTATTTTTCGGGTACCTTGATGGAGTTTGACCTGCCGTTGAAAATGCCAGGAACGGTCTTTCAGCAGCGGGTTTGGGACGCCCTCAAAACTATTCCCTACGGCACAACGATGTCCTACGGCGAGGTGGCCCAACATATCGGACAACCCAAGGCATCCCGTGCGGTGGGTCTAGCCAATGGACGCAATCCCGTATCAATCATTGTTCCCTGTCATCGTGTGATTGGGGCCAGCGGTAAGTTAACGGGATATGGCGGTGGCCTTGAACACAAACAGTGGTTACTCACCCATGAGTGCCTAACCCGGATGAAAGGCATAGAGCCGCACCGCTAAATCCGGTACCAGCAAGTCTGGCGCGACAAAATTCTGAATAGCACCCCAGCCTAACCTCGACACGATTGGTTGAACCCGCCGCAAGGTTAGAAATAGTCGTATTCCTGGATGGGGTTAGCTGGGTCGGGGGCAAAGGCTAGCCACAGGGGAAACTGAAGCAGGGCGAGGCTAATCACCGATTCTGCTTCATCTACCACAATGAGGGGCAGGCCCCCTTCAGACCGGATGCGGTCGGCCCGTTGGGCGAGGGGTTCTGGGGCGTCAAACAGCATGAGCCCTTGGCCTGTGCCAAAATCGGCCCGCGATACGCCCAGGCAATCTTGTAGGCCGCGCCGCCATTCCCCCAGTCGCTCCGGGCTGTTGGAGAGCACCAGCGTCCGCAGGCGTGGGCCGTAGAGGGTGTGCAAAATTGAAATCGCCGCCGAGGCCACTAGCACATTCTGCAAACGGCTGCCCATGCTTTTTACGGCACCGCGTCCGCCCTGGGCAAAAAACCAGTTCGACACCCGCTCAGCGTGGATTGGCTCGAAGGTGCGCCGCAGTTGCCACACGGGGCCATAGTAGTCGGGTCGCATCCGGTACTGATCCAGCAGGCTCCGTACTCGGTCGGTTTGGTCTTGGAAGGCGGTGGGGGCAAAGCCTAGGGAGGAGGGGGCCTCCCCAGGTGGCTGATCCGGTGCTGAAGGACGAGGGCGACGGCCAGCCCCAGCCTGAATCACCTCTGGTTCTCGCGGAGGGGCGGCGGCGGGGGCCATATCCAACTGTTCGGCGGCGGTGGCCAAATCCTGCAAGCTGCCCACGAGGTAGTCTTTAAAGCCCTGCACCCGCACCGCCAAATCTTGAGAAGCCCCGGCAAAGGTCGTCCGCATTTCTGCTTGAATGCGCTCCTGGCGACGCTCCAGCTTTTCAATCTCCAGTTGCAGGGTGCGTTTGCGCTGCTCTAGATCGGCGGTGCCCTGCTCTACCATGCGGCTGAGGTCGCTTTGGATTTTCTTGAACTGATCCTGGGTCAGACGGTTGTAGGTGGCTTGCAGATCGGCAATGCTGCGCTTCAGATCGGCCTCCTGCTGCTTCAGGCTGTCCATGCGGCTGCTCCAGTCTGACCGAAAGCCCTCCGAGCGCAACCCCTCCGATGACGATCCTGCCGACCCGATCCCCTCCGAACGCAGACCCGAAAAGTCCACTGAAGCTGCGCTGCCGCCCTCGCCGCTGGGGCTACCTTCGGTGGATGACGTCGCTGGGGAAAACTCGTCGGGGGTCATAGACATGCTTTAGAGAGAACAGTGGGTTTCTAGGGCAGCTTTCAGTTGGCTGGGGCTAAAGATAATGGGCAAAAAGTGAATGCTTTTCACTTCCCGAAAGTAAAACAAAATGGGTACCGGGGGCCAAAAAATTTCCCAGTGCTCCCAGTCGGCGTAGGGAAATTGGCGAAT contains:
- the topA gene encoding type I DNA topoisomerase, encoding MSTLVIVESPTKAKTIRNYLPRGYRVEASMGHVRDLPRSASEIPPEVKGEKWAQLGVNPDDNFAPLYIIPSDKKKVVKTLKDALKDADELVLATDEDREGESISWHLLQVLNPKVPTKRMVFHEITQEAIQSALENCRTIDDQLVHAQETRRILDRLVGYTLSPLLWKKIAGGLSAGRVQSVAVKVVVNREQQRRAFRKGSYWDLKASLLKDKSAFEAKLYSLAGTRLANGSDFDESTGQIIAGREVVLLDEAQARDLQARLLEGVWTVSNLEERPNTRKPSPPFTTSTLQQEANRKLRLSARDTMRVAQNLYEQGYITYMRTDSVHLSQQAIEAARSCVETKYGKEYLSPKPRQYATKSKGAQEAHEAIRPAGSTFRTPAETGLSGRELSLYDLIWKRTVASQMAEARQTNITASIEVEDAIFRATGKRIDFPGFFRAYVEGSDDPDAAIEGQEVLLPNLNTGDALGCTDLEAIGHETQPPARYTEATLVKVLESEGIGRPSTYATVIGTIIDRGYVRLVNNSLIPTFTAFAVTALLEQNFPDLVDVHFTARMEQTLDDISTGGVDWLPYLKEFYSGDKGLETQVHTRETQIDPTAARTVVLDDLEAKVRIGRYGPYIEIGDGEESVRASIPADVPPADLDEEQIERIIKQKVEGPDKVGLHPDTGEPIFLRIGPYGPYVQLGEATDDNPKPKRASLPKGMKAEDITLESAVGLLRLPRLLGEHPETGKPIKASQGRFGPYVIHDQGKDGKDYRSIKGDDDVLTISLERALELLAQPKTGRGRGKATPLKELGNHPDDGELIAVFNGPYGHYVKHGKVNASVPEGVELESITVEQALEWIAAKAKTKGGKAKKGSTAKSGTSKSGTTKSGTTKKSTKTGTTARTTKTAAASKASGTKRTTKATTTKATTTKTSTTKKSTTRKSTSAKDDAADSSD
- a CDS encoding DUF29 domain-containing protein, with the protein product MTQTSLSKSLYDQDFALWLEQVANQLRVGDFSHLDIDNLVVELDALGRSQKREIKSRLVVLLAHLLKCLYIDSAYDNRGWEVTLREQRRELRLLLEQSPSLVHYAADVVEDAYTIALSEVREDYAKVPFPDHWPFSSALDDLLTCPFWQ
- a CDS encoding NAD(P)H-quinone oxidoreductase subunit N, whose translation is MDFASLAAQLNAGTIWPEGIIVATILVMLVGDLIQGRSSSAWTPYAAMGGGLGAIAALVFQWGAADPIGFLGGFNADDLSIIFRGIIVLSAVFTVPMSIRYVEQSGTSLAEFLVILFTATLGGMFLSGANELVMIFVSLETLSIASYLLTGYMKRDPRSNEAALKYLLIGAASSAIFLYGSSLLYGLSGGETRLSEIANTIVNVDGEAPIGLIVALVFVIAGIAFKIAAVPFHQWTPDVYEGSPTPVVAFLSVGSKTAGFALAIRLLIEAFPLVSEQWRFVFTALAILSMVLGNVVALAQTSMKRLLAYSSIGQAGYLMIALVVGTDAGYASLIYYLLVYLFMNLGGFTCVILFALRTGSDQISDYSGLYQKDPLLTLGLSICLLSLGGIPPMAGFFGKIYIFWAGWQAGAYGLVLVGLVTSVISIYYYIRVIKMMVVKEPQEMSDVVNNYPAVRWDLPGLRPMQISLILALVATSLAGILSNPLFTLANNAVVQTPMLQTPVASTNLVNTVALGEGLN
- the cobT gene encoding nicotinate mononucleotide-dependent phosphoribosyltransferase CobT, yielding MITVYSDPQRATPWLHRVRGQRPALALVLGFTETGLIPGISAAGATPADRRTTALADAEWMVNGPQPHPTFPLPPLQAGASPALISRAVMAGQDIPLTVFNAGLPQSPTVAHVDLGGQPAQCLTTGQALPLDAVKHLFQAGLHWGETLAADPTTGYLLLAECVVGGTTTALALLQGLGIDAMDRVNSSHPICNHDQKRDIVQQGLTQARQHWGESSPHPLEVVAALGDPMQPVVAGMALAASRTQPVMLAGGTQMLAVYALMTALAQVDHLSWHPENVVVGTTRWVAADPTGDTVGLAQAINACLLATELSFADSRFAALRAYEQGFVKEGVGAGACAIAAELYQNWGQSELLAAIEQELAQKVEFEGQALLPEGAS
- a CDS encoding DUF3086 domain-containing protein: MTPDEFSPATSSTEGSPSGEGGSAASVDFSGLRSEGIGSAGSSSEGLRSEGFRSDWSSRMDSLKQQEADLKRSIADLQATYNRLTQDQFKKIQSDLSRMVEQGTADLEQRKRTLQLEIEKLERRQERIQAEMRTTFAGASQDLAVRVQGFKDYLVGSLQDLATAAEQLDMAPAAAPPREPEVIQAGAGRRPRPSAPDQPPGEAPSSLGFAPTAFQDQTDRVRSLLDQYRMRPDYYGPVWQLRRTFEPIHAERVSNWFFAQGGRGAVKSMGSRLQNVLVASAAISILHTLYGPRLRTLVLSNSPERLGEWRRGLQDCLGVSRADFGTGQGLMLFDAPEPLAQRADRIRSEGGLPLIVVDEAESVISLALLQFPLWLAFAPDPANPIQEYDYF
- a CDS encoding methylated-DNA--[protein]-cysteine S-methyltransferase, with product MPQCTDNGDIGHPPSFFTFYESPIQVLRLVSDGQSLIGLYLASAKHDRMAQGDWVEDASVDPFPAAKQQLTAYFSGTLMEFDLPLKMPGTVFQQRVWDALKTIPYGTTMSYGEVAQHIGQPKASRAVGLANGRNPVSIIVPCHRVIGASGKLTGYGGGLEHKQWLLTHECLTRMKGIEPHR